One part of the Candidatus Bathyarchaeota archaeon genome encodes these proteins:
- a CDS encoding PQQ-binding-like beta-propeller repeat protein: MRKTNTIGMILILIFAASAITIIPTIPAQAPTRIKTYPLIDAVPNPVGVNEQVLIRYGISEGLGSVELGWVGITVGITYPDGHNETLGPFRTDSTGASFTTFTPTIVGNYTLTTYFPQQNVTETWFASERGVSLVAGTVMLASSVSMQLVVQAEPLPAYPDLPLPTEFWTRPIDPQLRSWYSISGNWVERPPNSYSPYNDDAPETAHVLWAKQMTIGGLTGGLWGEGLVPASAETGDAYEGKFQNSVIMYGILYYNVNPAGFGGPTETPGVRAVDLHTGEELWFRNNTNINFGQILYFNSFNTDGVFEYLWTISGSTWTAMDPFTGEWIYTMTNVPSGGVQVRGPSGEILLYIFGPNNRWLALWNSTAAGETIATGFSGGSWGNVVHKQTVNASVPGAYSWNVSLQAGLTYDTSFGAPTLRVYPEDRIVAVDYNLTQVRVWGLNLDPASRGTMIFDRNWPAPAEWFDGFNTLHYGGASDNVEGGIISVWSKELTTHYGFSTEDGSFKWQTEPEIWLDWYGWGNAEHTWYFAYDKLYSVGVGGIVYAYDMATGDTAWTYDMYDPYNEPVTGSNWWGWITNIADGKVYIGTVEHSAEQPLPRGGPFICLNATDGSVIWRINGMFRATRWGGNAVMGDSIIAAMDTYDQRIYAIGRGPTKTTITVNGGNLQLNSGVLIQGHVTDISPGSQDAGIMMRFPNGVPVVSDESMSEWMKYVYKQFPQPMNASGVEVSLDVLDSNNNYRNIGTTTTDASGFYTFTWTPDISGAYSVFATFQGTHGYWPSYAQTGFNVIEAQATPTLGPDGTAGATEMYVMWWAIAIIIVIVVVGALVILMQRRH; the protein is encoded by the coding sequence TTGAGGAAAACCAATACAATCGGAATGATTCTAATACTGATCTTTGCAGCTTCAGCAATAACGATAATCCCCACGATACCAGCGCAAGCGCCAACACGCATAAAAACCTATCCGTTAATCGATGCTGTCCCTAATCCCGTCGGAGTTAACGAACAAGTGTTGATTCGATATGGGATCTCTGAGGGATTAGGAAGCGTGGAATTAGGCTGGGTAGGAATAACTGTAGGAATCACCTATCCCGACGGCCATAACGAAACCTTGGGTCCATTCAGAACTGACTCTACAGGCGCAAGCTTCACCACATTTACACCTACCATAGTTGGGAACTATACGCTTACAACCTACTTCCCGCAGCAGAACGTGACGGAAACGTGGTTTGCATCTGAACGAGGAGTCTCTTTAGTGGCGGGCACAGTGATGTTAGCAAGCAGCGTATCAATGCAACTTGTTGTACAAGCCGAACCCCTGCCGGCATATCCAGACTTACCCCTTCCGACTGAATTTTGGACACGCCCAATAGACCCGCAACTTAGATCTTGGTATTCTATTTCAGGAAACTGGGTGGAAAGACCGCCTAATTCGTATTCACCATACAACGATGATGCACCAGAAACCGCTCACGTACTGTGGGCTAAGCAAATGACTATTGGCGGCTTAACCGGAGGCTTATGGGGCGAAGGGTTAGTGCCAGCATCCGCTGAAACAGGAGACGCATACGAAGGCAAATTCCAGAACTCAGTCATAATGTACGGAATTCTATACTATAACGTGAATCCCGCCGGTTTTGGAGGCCCCACTGAAACACCTGGAGTGAGAGCAGTTGATTTGCATACAGGCGAAGAACTATGGTTTAGGAATAATACGAACATTAACTTTGGCCAAATCCTCTACTTTAACAGCTTTAACACCGATGGCGTCTTTGAATACCTATGGACAATCTCCGGCAGCACCTGGACAGCGATGGATCCCTTCACGGGCGAATGGATATATACCATGACAAACGTGCCTTCGGGCGGCGTTCAAGTTAGGGGTCCAAGCGGCGAAATCTTGCTGTACATATTCGGGCCAAATAACCGGTGGCTGGCGCTTTGGAACTCAACAGCAGCCGGGGAAACAATAGCAACTGGATTCTCTGGAGGAAGCTGGGGCAACGTTGTACATAAACAGACTGTGAACGCGTCGGTTCCTGGAGCTTACTCGTGGAACGTGAGCCTTCAAGCAGGATTAACATATGACACATCATTTGGTGCACCAACCCTGCGAGTATATCCTGAAGATAGAATCGTGGCTGTTGACTACAACCTCACGCAAGTAAGAGTCTGGGGTTTGAATCTCGACCCCGCATCAAGAGGAACAATGATATTCGACCGAAACTGGCCTGCACCGGCCGAATGGTTCGACGGCTTTAACACCCTGCACTATGGCGGCGCAAGCGATAACGTCGAAGGCGGCATAATCTCCGTATGGTCTAAAGAACTCACCACGCACTATGGCTTTAGCACGGAAGACGGATCTTTCAAGTGGCAAACAGAACCGGAAATCTGGCTGGACTGGTATGGCTGGGGCAACGCAGAACACACGTGGTACTTTGCTTATGACAAACTCTACTCTGTAGGCGTCGGAGGCATAGTATACGCATACGACATGGCAACGGGAGACACAGCATGGACCTACGATATGTATGATCCATACAACGAACCGGTAACTGGCAGCAACTGGTGGGGCTGGATAACAAACATAGCCGACGGCAAAGTCTACATTGGAACCGTCGAGCACTCTGCAGAGCAGCCTCTGCCCCGCGGCGGACCCTTCATCTGCCTTAATGCAACCGATGGCAGCGTAATCTGGAGGATAAACGGCATGTTCCGTGCAACACGCTGGGGCGGCAACGCAGTCATGGGCGACAGCATCATCGCAGCTATGGACACCTACGATCAACGCATCTACGCGATCGGAAGAGGCCCAACTAAAACCACAATAACTGTTAACGGAGGAAACCTGCAGCTTAACAGCGGTGTACTCATCCAAGGCCACGTGACCGACATTTCGCCGGGTTCACAGGATGCTGGAATAATGATGCGGTTCCCCAATGGAGTGCCCGTGGTCAGTGATGAAAGCATGAGCGAGTGGATGAAATACGTTTACAAGCAATTCCCGCAACCGATGAACGCTTCTGGTGTTGAAGTATCCTTAGATGTCTTAGATTCAAACAACAACTACCGAAACATTGGCACCACAACAACGGACGCCTCAGGCTTCTACACGTTTACATGGACCCCCGACATTTCAGGCGCTTATTCAGTCTTTGCAACATTCCAGGGAACACACGGATACTGGCCGTCATACGCTCAAACAGGTTTCAATGTCATCGAAGCTCAAGCAACCCCCACACTTGGTCCAGACGGAACAGCAGGGGCTACTGAAATGTATGTTATGTGGTGGGCAATCGCAATCATAATCGTCATAGTAGTCGTAGGCGCACTCGTAATCTTGATGCAGAGAAGACATTAA
- a CDS encoding phospholipase D-like domain-containing protein gives MKTFSGTNAGSVLLPLFEKAQDSVWVVSPWLSKQYAEFLVQLSRRGLEVRLITSKVDTNLQALDVLRTAQNPNLHFLILENDKASSKAVFVHAKIYLFDKKFGVSGSANLTYSGLHTNVESLNQSETENEFQQLETDFMRLWLKYEKSSVSTEELSSNNRFFIKNGLPLAHSLIQTKSPNRGRLVYCPYYFFEYIFRGSVRSPPLFFEDKGFLVMDAMSRQIVEDNLLAQEIDRTQELDYTLDTEDKYDIEMCQPKISNYREANEIALDFIIKKNTITYQQHYGQRAYDRLYVPRRYDISFLKGKLVQVPFWYITAFEPDRYWHEKTIFASSGNVWKDLLLCPTCNTKTKANKLFYCDGCHKIVCSACGKDKGLFLKKFLCPSCYSKS, from the coding sequence ATGAAAACATTTTCCGGTACGAATGCAGGGTCCGTGCTTTTACCTCTTTTCGAAAAAGCACAGGACTCAGTATGGGTTGTAAGTCCTTGGTTAAGCAAGCAGTATGCAGAGTTTTTAGTTCAACTATCCCGACGGGGACTTGAAGTTAGGCTCATCACAAGCAAGGTTGATACAAACCTTCAAGCCCTTGATGTTCTAAGAACCGCCCAAAATCCTAACCTTCATTTTTTGATACTAGAGAATGATAAAGCAAGTAGTAAGGCAGTATTTGTTCACGCAAAAATCTACTTATTCGACAAGAAATTTGGCGTCTCAGGTTCAGCCAACTTGACGTATAGTGGATTACATACCAACGTTGAAAGCTTGAATCAATCTGAAACAGAAAATGAATTTCAGCAGTTAGAAACAGACTTTATGCGGCTATGGCTAAAATATGAAAAAAGTAGTGTCTCAACTGAAGAATTGTCTTCTAATAATAGATTCTTCATCAAGAATGGTCTACCGCTTGCTCATAGCCTTATCCAAACTAAAAGTCCTAATAGAGGCCGGCTAGTTTACTGTCCATATTATTTCTTTGAATACATCTTCAGGGGGTCCGTTAGGTCTCCGCCTCTTTTTTTTGAAGATAAGGGTTTTCTTGTTATGGATGCAATGAGTCGGCAGATTGTTGAAGATAATCTGTTAGCGCAAGAAATCGATCGTACTCAAGAGCTGGATTATACTCTTGATACCGAAGACAAGTATGACATAGAAATGTGTCAGCCTAAAATCTCAAACTATCGAGAAGCAAACGAAATAGCGCTTGATTTCATAATTAAGAAGAACACAATAACTTATCAGCAACATTATGGCCAAAGAGCGTATGATAGGCTATACGTACCAAGACGCTACGATATTTCCTTTCTAAAAGGGAAACTTGTGCAAGTGCCGTTTTGGTATATAACAGCTTTTGAGCCTGACCGCTACTGGCATGAAAAAACAATCTTTGCCTCCTCGGGAAATGTCTGGAAAGACCTGTTATTATGCCCAACATGTAATACGAAGACAAAAGCGAACAAGCTCTTCTATTGCGATGGTTGCCATAAAATTGTCTGCTCTGCGTGTGGAAAAGACAAAGGTCTATTTTTGAAGAAGTTCCTTTGCCCCTCCTGTTATAGCAAAAGCTAA
- a CDS encoding winged helix-turn-helix domain-containing protein, with protein MDSGLELLHKALKDEKRRKILSLLKEGSLSYTELMNELQISNTGKLNYHLKALGDRVAKNGDGRYILTDKGKYAANLLCEIKEKKSQAQAEAPFPRGYLIVASLFSVAVVAVDFGLFLWGQIAAAELAGYLLTAALGFAFLVAAEKVRLKRAMLPAKRQMLGAAVSIVAAGAFAGAVALFFGGGLLIGALGQAGVRSVFPSFNSWIIFSFTLGALVGAAVGYVLYRKSRYSKPAYYNLFEA; from the coding sequence ATGGACTCTGGCCTGGAATTGCTGCATAAGGCACTCAAAGACGAGAAAAGAAGAAAAATCCTTAGCCTCCTCAAAGAAGGCAGCCTAAGCTACACCGAACTGATGAATGAACTGCAAATCAGCAACACAGGCAAACTCAACTATCACCTAAAAGCCCTCGGCGACCGGGTAGCCAAAAACGGGGATGGACGCTACATTTTAACGGATAAAGGCAAATACGCCGCAAATCTGCTCTGCGAAATCAAAGAGAAGAAGAGCCAAGCTCAAGCAGAAGCGCCGTTTCCAAGGGGCTACTTGATTGTGGCGAGCCTGTTCTCGGTTGCGGTTGTAGCGGTGGATTTTGGGCTGTTTCTTTGGGGGCAAATTGCGGCGGCGGAGCTTGCGGGGTACCTGTTGACGGCGGCATTGGGTTTTGCTTTTTTGGTTGCAGCTGAGAAGGTGCGGCTTAAGCGGGCGATGCTGCCGGCGAAGCGTCAGATGCTCGGCGCAGCGGTATCCATTGTTGCGGCGGGGGCGTTTGCGGGGGCGGTGGCGCTGTTCTTCGGGGGCGGCTTACTCATCGGGGCGCTGGGGCAAGCGGGGGTCAGAAGTGTTTTTCCGTCCTTTAATTCATGGATTATCTTTAGCTTCACATTGGGCGCACTCGTCGGGGCAGCAGTGGGCTATGTGCTTTACAGAAAGAGCAGGTACTCGAAACCAGCTTACTATAACCTCTTCGAAGCATAA